GGATTTTGTTAGAACCACTCATTTTAGTAACCTCATTAATGTTTTTTGTATAGGTTAAACCAGCATTCCATGAAAATGTCCCAGCGTGTTTATAATTCAATGTCCACTCCATTCCTTTGTTGACCATATTCCCAACATTTAAAACGACAGTTCCATCTGTACCTGTACCAACTGATGGAGGTAATAACACCCCTAATAACAAATCTTCTTTTGAAGTTTTATAGAAATCAGCAGAAAGATTTAATTTATTTCTAAAAAAGCCTAAGTCAAAACCTAAATTATCTGAGATAGAAGTTTCCCATTTAATATTTTTATTTGCAAACTCTTTTTGAATGGCTCCTTGAATTAATCGATCATCTCCTTCGGCACCAAAAATGTAATCTTTTCTAAGATTTATTACTGCCGAATTACTGTAGTCTAAAAAGTTATCACTCCCTACTGTTCCATGACTCGCTCTTAATTTTAATGATGATACTGTTTGCTTTATTGGTTTCCAGAAATCTTCATCAGACACATTCCATCCTATAGAATATGATGGAAAAATATTATAACGATATTTATCAGAAAATTTTGAAGAACCATCTCGTCTTGCACTAGCACTAAACAAATATTTTCCTTTATAATTGTATTGTAACCTTGCTAATATCCCCAAAGTGTTTCTGTTAACATTTTGATTCCATCCAGTTCCAGACCCTACAAGAGGATCATTTAAAGCTCCATTTAAAACAGTAACATCATTATTAACTAAATCCTTTTTTTCGGCAAAAAACCAAGAGTTCTCATATTGTTCAGCAGAATAAGCAGCTGTTACTTGAACATTATGAGCTCCAAAACTCCTTTTATAGTTAATAATATTCTCTAGTGTTGATCTTTGAGATCTACCACTTTCATTTCTAACACCTGATCTCTGTCTTTGAGTAATCTCTTCACCATCTTGATTAAAAGTTCTAAACAAAGGGTTGATAACAATTCTATCATTGTTATTATATGATAAACCTGCTCTTAAAGTGTACGTTAAATACTTATTAATTTCATAATTCGCAGTTATATTGGCATTAAACTTATCAGTTTTATTGTTATCAGATTGCTTAAACTTTCTTAAGTTATTTGATAAAAATTCTGCATCATTATCAGTAGAAGGACCTGGGTATTGTACGGTCTCTACCGTAGGGTCTATCATTTGTGAATATGGACTATATCTATATGCATCTAACAAGAATTGCCATGGTGCAGATTGTTTTTGTTCAACACCAAACCCTATACCTGTACTTACATTCCATTTTCCCTTTTTATATTGTGTATTTGCACGTACGTTAAAACGACTATATCCCGAATTAATGATAGTTCCTTCTTGATCAAAAAGAGTAGCATTTACACTATAAGTTAAACCTTCTTTTCCACCAGATATACCAATACTATGGTTTTGAATAGAAGCTAAATCATTTTCTATAATATCTGTTAAGTTTGTGTTATTTGTTAATTGATGCGGACCTTGAACAATTGGAGTCCATGTATTTCCGAATGTTGTTCCTGTTAAGGCTGCAGATCTTAAATGTCTTACATATAAAAAATCTTCTGT
Above is a genomic segment from Wenyingzhuangia fucanilytica containing:
- a CDS encoding SusC/RagA family TonB-linked outer membrane protein — its product is MKLNSLAKCKSKTFLMTLLFAMIFGFTRAQTITVKGIVSNNGQPLPLVNVVEKGSTKGVVTDFDGNYEILTEIGRVLEFTSLGFTTKRIKVASKSLNVVLEEDVTSLDEVVVVGYGTQKKKELTGAVGSIKNEALVLSATADLGTAMQGQIAGVNVTASDGSPGGESNIVIRGISSILGNTTPLYVVDGIPFNGDPKLSMNEIETIDVLKDAASAAIYGTRGAGGVILITTKKGKEGVMKMNVDSYFGLQNITSGVPLLETEDFLYVRHLRSAALTGTTFGNTWTPIVQGPHQLTNNTNLTDIIENDLASIQNHSIGISGGKEGLTYSVNATLFDQEGTIINSGYSRFNVRANTQYKKGKWNVSTGIGFGVEQKQSAPWQFLLDAYRYSPYSQMIDPTVETVQYPGPSTDNDAEFLSNNLRKFKQSDNNKTDKFNANITANYEINKYLTYTLRAGLSYNNNDRIVINPLFRTFNQDGEEITQRQRSGVRNESGRSQRSTLENIINYKRSFGAHNVQVTAAYSAEQYENSWFFAEKKDLVNNDVTVLNGALNDPLVGSGTGWNQNVNRNTLGILARLQYNYKGKYLFSASARRDGSSKFSDKYRYNIFPSYSIGWNVSDEDFWKPIKQTVSSLKLRASHGTVGSDNFLDYSNSAVINLRKDYIFGAEGDDRLIQGAIQKEFANKNIKWETSISDNLGFDLGFFRNKLNLSADFYKTSKEDLLLGVLLPPSVGTGTDGTVVLNVGNMVNKGMEWTLNYKHAGTFSWNAGLTYTKNINEVTKMSGSNKIQYLNNSEVVQGINNEDLVTVIAEGYEAGAFFLYETDGIIKTQEELDEYNLLVGGTGNLGDLRYVDQPTVDSNGDGIADVGNGTLGVEDRKYAGSGTPEFEMGLNFGAQYKNFDFSMQWYASFGAEVMNGSRAFSYKTGTHQDLLYQWSPQNPTSNYPTNRGAAHANYRGYTDFWLEDASFARLRNIALGYSLPKSVLTRNGISKIRLYISAQNPLTITKYTGFDPEVGNNSLATRGLDRGNYPISSSFRLGIQLAF